In the genome of Nonlabens sp. MB-3u-79, one region contains:
- a CDS encoding pseudouridine synthase, whose amino-acid sequence MDHRHFLIYKPYKMLSQFMTNDRHQKNKNFLGDLYDFPSECMSVGRLDETSEGLLMITTDGQLSNIINKKGKVEKEYYAQVDGIITSEAAEKMTSGIEISINGSNYLTKECQARILEQLPVLPQTLQRVRDDRHGPTSWVSVTLKEGKFRQVRKMCAAVGFPVLRLARVRIGDFTVEDLKGESVLEITERITTP is encoded by the coding sequence ATGGATCACCGCCACTTCTTAATCTATAAACCTTATAAGATGCTAAGTCAGTTTATGACGAACGACCGGCATCAAAAAAACAAAAACTTTCTTGGAGATCTTTACGACTTCCCATCAGAATGCATGTCTGTAGGGAGATTGGACGAAACTAGCGAAGGATTATTAATGATTACCACAGACGGCCAACTCAGCAACATTATTAATAAAAAGGGAAAGGTAGAAAAGGAATATTATGCTCAAGTAGATGGCATTATAACTTCAGAAGCTGCTGAAAAAATGACTTCGGGTATTGAGATCAGCATCAACGGTAGTAACTATTTAACTAAAGAGTGTCAAGCTCGTATTCTAGAACAGCTACCGGTATTACCGCAAACACTTCAACGAGTAAGAGATGACCGACATGGCCCGACCAGCTGGGTGTCTGTCACTTTAAAAGAAGGTAAATTTAGACAGGTACGTAAAATGTGTGCGGCAGTAGGTTTTCCTGTATTGCGATTAGCCCGTGTGCGAATAGGAGATTTTACAGTAGAAGATTTAAAAGGGGAAAGTGTTCTAGAAATTACAGAGCGGATAACAACTCCATAA